In Candidatus Ozemobacteraceae bacterium, the sequence GCTCCGCAAGATCGTCGACAGGCTCGTGGAAATTCCCAAGGTCAGCCGGCTGTTCAGCGCCGCGGCACCCGAGCTCCCGTCCTCGTCGGGCCAGCCCGGCGATCTGCGTGTGATCAGCGGCTGCAAGGCCCATTACCGGCAGCAGGTGCTGTTCCATTTCCGCGTCAGCGTCTCGGCGGAGCAGCGCCGCGAGCTGCTCTTCTCGGCACTTGCGGACCCCGCGAAGCGCGAAATATCATTGAAGGAAGGGCTGAGCGGAATCGATCTGAACGAATTCAGCGAAAAGCCCGATCCGTCACTCCCGATACAGGAATCCGGTGAAGATCTCGTCCGTTTGTATCTCCAGGCGTGCAGGACCCTCGAATCATCTCTCGAGGAGCATATCCGCGAACTGCAGGCCGAATCCGAGGAGGCCTACCAGCAGGAACTCGCCAAGGTCCAGGAGTATCTCGAGGACCAGAAGCGGGAACTTCTGAAAAAACGTGAAAACGTCTGCTTCCACCTGTATTTCTTCCAGAAGGAGGAGGAAATCGACCGGATGATGCGCGAACTCGAGGCGGAGCAGGCGCGGAAAATCGAGGAACTGAAGGAAAAGCACGCATTGAAGATCCAGGTGAGCCTCATCAATGCCGTCGTCCTGTGCATTCCGACCCTGGGAATGCCCACCGGCCAGACGGCCCGGCGGACGCGGGATGCGAAAGTCATTCCGATGCCCCTTCCGACGGGAGACCGCTGCGAGGTGCGCCCGGCAGTCTGAGGCATGGAGGCGGAATCAGATCGGCACGGAGGTTGAGCGATGTTTTTCAAGCACATATTCGTTATTCTCGTCATCCTGGGAATCCTGGGCTACGTCTACGGCGACAGGGTGTTCTATTTCCAGGCGAATCTGATGATCAGCTGGCAGTATGACTTCCCCGCCTATGAAGCGTTCGAGAGGATCGTTCGGTATTACCCGAACAGCAAGCACAGGCAGGAGGCCTACAAGATGATGGACATCCTCGTCAAACGGAACGGGGACCTGCGAACCTATCTGAACAAGCGTGACGAGGAGGTTCGTAAACTCGAGAAGAAACGGGCCGTCCAGGAGTCGTTCAGGTGAGCGGTGCTTCCGCGACATTCGAAGCCTTCGCCGGGCTGATGTCGGAACGGCGGAGCGTGCGTCAGTTCCGCCCGGACCCCGTCGACCCTGCAATCATCGAACGCGTCGTCGAAGCCGTCCGGTATTCGCCCTCGCCGACCAACCGGCAGTGTTTCCGGTTCATCGCCGTTTCCGACCGCCTTCTGCTCCAATCGATGAGCCAGGACGTCCTGCGTCGGATCGACGAGATCGCCGGCAGGCTCGACGAAGCCTCGGCCGCGGCGTTTCGCGACTACTCGAAATGGTTCACCTTTTTCGACCGCGCGCCCGTCGTCCTGTTCGGGGCGTATCGAAGCTTCGCGTCCCGTCTGCCGAGCGGGGAGAACGACCGGACGCTCGAAGGCCTCGCCGAGATCCAGGCGTTCGGCGGGGCGGTGCATGCCCTGCTGCTCGGCCTGCACGCCGTCGGCCTCGGAAGCTGCTGGATGAGCGGGCCGCTGGTGGCGGAAAATCCGCTCGAGCGGCTTCTGCGCATCGAAAAGCCCTGGCGGCTGGGTGCCGTGATTCCCGTCGGCTGGCCGGCGGTGAAGCCGGAATGCCCGAAAAAACCGGCCGTCCGGGACATCCTGAGCGGCTATCCTGCAGAATGAAAACCACCCGTTCGCCCTGAGCTTGTCGAAGGGCGAGAAGCAAGACGCCCCGCAGGCTCGAAGCCGGCGGGGCGTTGCGGTATTGAACTATATTACCAGGTATATGACGCCTGGACGCCGTAAATGTCGAGACCGGTGGTGAAGTCGCCGGACAGGTTGCCCCTCAGGAGATTGCCGGGGGCTGACGCCCGGAGATCGATCGGGGCGTCGTCATACCAGATTCGCATGAAACCCGCGGAGATCACCATGCGGTCGGAGGTGCGATACTCGGCGCCGAGAGCGACCTGCAGGCTGTCGGAACCGGGAATGCGCGGCGTGCGGCGCGAATCGGGGATGGGAGAACGATCGCGGGCCACGCCGACGCGCCAGGCGAGTCGCGAACTCGGCCGGTAGATCGCGCCGAGCGAGGTATACCAGACGTCCTTCCAGTCTTCCGCGGTGAAGGAATCAGGCTGCGCGGGGTTGTCGAACGTGACCCGCAGTCCTCCGTACCGATGCCAGAACGTCTTCGCCGCGTCGAGCATCAGCGTCCAGGACGCGCCGCAGGTGCGGCTGTACCCGACGCCGAGAATTTCGGGCGTCGTGAGGTCGGAGCGCGCGCCGGTCTGTGAGAAGATCCCGGTTGCCGCGTTCATCGCGCCCGCCATGCCGGCGGCGTCGAACCCGAAACGGCAGTCGCCCTTCAGGGTGTGCCGAACGGCCGATCGATACGAAAGACCGGCGCGTTCCCTGGAGGAGATGTCGCAGATGAATCCGAGAACGAAGCCGACGTCCCGGGCATCGCCGGTCATTTCCGCGACGCCGTCCTGCGTGGTCGGCGCGGCGCCCGGAATGCCGCTGCCTGCGGCGATCGTCCCGTAATCGACCGCGTTGGTGAGCTTCGCATCGACGGACTGAACGTTCAGCCCGGCGGCGAACAGCCACTTCGAGTCGAGTTTTCTGCCGGCTACCGGCATGACGGCCAGAGAGGTCATTTCAGAATCGATCGCGTAGTAGCGGCCGACCCAGGTCGGCGTATACTTCGTGCTGAGGCCCCAGGGGGCGTTCAGGGCGAGGCCGAAACGCCAGCCCTTCGAATCGGCAAGTGAGGCGTAGAGGGCCGGGATCGTGGCCGTGGGCGCTCCGTCCTCGCCCCCGGGATACCCGCCGACTGCCGTTCCGCCGGCCGTTGAAGCCCCTCTCAAGGAAAAGCGGACTTCGGGATCGAGCTGCAGCACCGAGATGATCGCTTCGCCCGGTTTATGAAGCATGAGAGCCGCCGGGTTGAAATACGTGTCGGCGAGATCGTGCGCGCCGGTATGTGCCCCGGCGAAGGCGCTCGAAAGGCCGGTCGTGCCGTGTTCGCGGACCATGTATCCCGCACCGGTGACTTTACCGGGCAGGGACACGATGACGAGAAAGAGAAGGAATACGGACCACTTCTTCAGATCCTGGCTCATGGGCTCCTCCAGACGATGATGAAACGAAGGGAGTTTCATTTTTCGACAGGGATCATATTCGATATACAGGGCCGTTGGCAAATGGAATCATACCGTGACCCGCGTGAGTTTCGTTTTCGGGTGTCCGGAAAAACAGCCTTCCGCATGCGTCGATAACAATAATATATTCTATATATAATACAAAATGGACCGACTCTTGCGAGTCGGTCCCGAGAACATAGGAACGTGGGATGCAAATGGTGAAATCAGACGGTGGAGTGAAACTTCGCGACGGATTCGAACATGCCGCGGGCCTTGCGACCCATGACGACGCCGATGTGCCCCGCGTCGATCACGAGATCGGTGACCGGCCCCGAGACGAGTTGCGAGAGGCACCGGGAAGACTCGATCGGAACGATGTGATCCTTCGAGGCCATGACGTTCATGACCGGGATGGAAAGGTTTTCGAGGTCGATCTCGATGCCGTCGAAATCGAAACGGCGGTTCCTGATGGCGTTGTCGTGGTAGCAGAGTTTCACGTATCCGCGATATGCCTCGCCGGGAACGTTGACGTTGTCGTTCAACCAGGATTCGAGCGCGACGATGCTTTCGGCGGCCTTCGCGTCGAGACTGCCCTCGAACACGTTCTTCCATTTCTGATATCCCGAGAAGGGCTTGATCAGCTGGAAGGACGACTGGAGCATCGCGGAATCGGCATGGCCGAGGACATCGACGAGCGTGTCGACGTCGAAGGCGTCCTTGCGTGCCCAGGCCGAGAGAGGGCCTTCGTCGTGGAAGTTGACGGGCGCGGCGAGCATGATGAGCCGCTCGATGCGGTTCGGGTGGAGCGCGGCGTGGAGGAGCGACATGGTGCCGCCCATGCAGTAGCCGAGAAGCGACGCTTTTTTGGCGCCGGTATCGCGGCAGGCTTCGCGGACGGCCATGCCGATGAGGTCGTCGACGAAGAAACGGAACGGCAGGTGGTCGTGCTGCGGGCCCGGCGTGCCCCAATCGAGCAGGTAGACCTGGATTCCCGCCTCTCGAAGATGGCCGGCCAGTGTTGCGGAGGGCATCAGATCCATGATGTAGGCGCGGTTGATGAGAGAGGGAACGAGCACCAGCGGCGTTGTGCAGGTGACGGGGGCCGTGCCGCTGTAGCGCAGGAGTTTCATCGAGTCGAACCGGAAGATCTCCTCGACCGTTGTTGCGCCGCGATACGGTTCGTCACGCGTTGCAGATGAGCCGGAAAGGACCGAGTCGAGATTCTTCTCGATGATGCGGCCGGCGAGGTCGATGTTGGCGGCCGTCGCTTCGAGAAGCCTGGCCGCGCTTTTCGAGAGGGTGTCGTTCATCGTCGCCTCCTGTTGGCGATAGAAAATTCAGACTCAGTTGGTCTTGCCGCTGGTGACGGCTTCGGTTTGGGCGCGGACATGCCCCGCGATGTCGGCGAGTTGGGTCGTGATCTTGTCGAGATAGGCGTTCTGGTCGTAGAGACGGCGGTTGATCTCGTCGAGTTCGCGCTTGGTGACGACCTGGAAGGTCTCGGCCCAGCGGTTGAGGTTCGTTTCCCACATTTTGCGCACGTCGAGGCTCTGCTCGAGCGAGCGGGTCATCGTGTTGACGAACGTCTGCGACTTCGCGAACTCGTCCATCGCCTGCGCGATGCGGTTCTCCCAGAACGTCTGGACGTCGCGGCCGGCCTTGAGATACTCCTGAAACAGTGCTTCCATCGTCATTGCTCCTTTGTCGAATTCCGGGTGCGTATGAAAAGAGGATACCTGCATTGCGATATAAAGTCAAGAAATAATTTTGCAATGCACAAACATTATCGGGTGAATCGCCTTGAAATCTGAGAAAGACTGAAGCTGTGAAGCAAAAAAAAGCCGCCCGGGCGAATGCCCGGGCGGCTCTGGCGGACGGAAGTCAGGATTTTTTCGAGGAAGACGACCGTTTTGACGGCTTCGGCTTCGCCGGCCGCTCGGGGCGCAGCGCGGAAATTTCACCGCGGATCTCGCTGAACTGATCCTCCAGGTCGAGAAGTTTGGCTTCGATCCGCTGGAGATAGCACAACATGCGGTCGAGTTCGGACTTGGAAGGCATGTTGATCGAGGTCAGATACGACTCGATCTGGGTGCCGAGGTGCTTGCGGACGTCAAGGGACTGGGACATGACCTGGCTCATGGATTTGAGGAACTGCTCGTCCTTCGTCAGGCGCTCGAAGGTTTCGGTCATGGATTTTTCCCAGAGTTCCATCATGTTGCGGCCGAAATCAAACGGGTTCGTCACGGGGTTCGTCTCCTCTTCACGGATTGGAAGGCTTGTTGCGGGACAGCCACTCCATCGTATCTTTCCAGACGGTTTCGCGGATGGGGTGGGCGACGGTCAGGGTGAAATGGGTGGCTTCGTACTTCCGGTTCGTCACTTTCGAGTTGGTGAGGATGCCGGGATTCCGTTCGGCGCACTCCACCGAGACGACATGGTCATTCGTCGCATACAGGTTCAGCGTCGGGAACGTGATCTTCCGCAGGTCGACGGTTTTCCCGTCGATGCGCATGGCGTTCTGCGAGAGCAGGTTCTCCTGGTAGCAGTCGCGGATGATCTCGACGAACGTCTGGCCCGGGAACGGGACGTTGTCGGTCGCCCATCGGTCGAGGGCCTTGAAATTCTTCAAGTATGTATCATCCAATATATTTTCAAACAGGATGCGCGGCTTCGCGAACGTCGATCTTGCCTGCAGGTAGGGGAACGGGGCGTGCAGGATCTTTTCCGGCACACAGCCGAATGCGTCGGCGAGCTTCTTCGGATCGAACGAGTCCTTATTGGTCCAGAGCGTGAGAAGGCCGCCCTCGGTGAACTCGAGCGGCGTAGCGAGAAGAACCAGGTTTGCGTACTCGTCGGGATGCAGGGCGGCCATCATTGCCGCGCAGGTGCCGCCCAGGCAATATCCGAAAAGGGTGAGTTTCTTTCCGCCTTCGGCGCGGCGGACGCGGCGGACGGCGCGGAGGGCGACCCTCTCGAGGTAGTAGGCGAGGCCGTGCTGGGCGTTTTCCGGTCCGGGGATGCCCCAGTCGAGGAGGTAGACCTTGTATCCGGCCTTCGACAGGGCCTCGATGAAGCTGTGTCCCGGCTGGAGATCGAGAATATACCAGCGGTTGATGAAAGAGTACACCATGAAGATCGGCGGCGCGTCGAGGGGCTTGCCGAGAACCTCGTATTCGAACAGCCGGCAGGTGCCTTCGGTGTAGACCGTACGGCAGGGCGTCTGGGCCATGCCGAGGGCGGCGAGTTGCTGGTCGCTGGCCCGGTTGCCGACGGCGGCGGCGTGCTGAAGATACTCGACGAATTTCCGCGCCCGCGCAAGGTCCTCCTGAAGACGGGGGTCCTGGACGGGGGCTGCTCCCTGCTGTTTGCTCATGATAACGAAGCTCCTCCCTGGGATAGGCGGATCTGATATCCGGTGTGTGTCGGCCGATACCGGCCGGGAAAGTATAGGGGGCTCCCTCCGAGGGTGTCAAATCGGGAATGGCCGTGGTTGCAACGCCGGGAATGAAAAGCCGCCGGAACTGCCTGGGCAGACCGGCGGCCGTGGAGACGAGCGGGGGATTATTCGGCAGCCTTGGCCTTGGGGGCGGTCTGTTCGATCACCTGGCGCCAGACGTTCTCGAAGTGGTGCATGACGACGCGGGTGTTCTTCTGGTAGTCCTCATACGCCTTGTTGACCATCTCGATCTGCTTCTTGGCGGTTTCGTTGTAGGCTTCGCGCTGCATGTCGGCGATCTTGGTGACGTTCTCGGTGAGGGTCGTGTAGAACTTGAGGGAGTTCTCGAGACCTTCGCGGGAAAGGCGGATCATCTCGTCGCGGTCGAACAGGGGGGTGTTGGTGGTCGGGGTCATTGGTATTCTCCTTGATATTGTATTCAAAATAGAGAAGGCGTTTCGAATCGCCGTCTGTGTGAAACCGAACGTTACAGGGCGGCCTGGGGCTGGGACTGGAACTGGTCCGCGAGCTTCCGCCACTCTCTCTCGAAGCCACTCGTGATCGTGCGGCTGCTCTTCTGATACTCCTCGAAGGACTTGTTGACGAGGTCGATTTGACGGCGGGAAGCTTCGTTCATCGTGTCCTTCTGGATCTCGCCGAGTTTCAGGGCGTTCTCGGTCAGCGTCATGTAGAATCTCAGGGAGTTTTCCATCCCCTGTCTCGAGAGCCGGAGCACTTCGTCGCGGTCGAACAACGGGTTTGTCATTGGTCGGATCCTTTCGTGTCTTGTGTCTGCGGGTGGTCATCGGTCGGTCCCGGTCTGGGCTTGGCGGTCGATGGCGCGGTTGAAGAGCGATTCGCAGTGATTCCGGAGAATCCTGGCCGCCTTCAGCGACTCGTCGATGACTAGGTTGGAAATCTCGGCCTGGCGGCGATGGACTTCATTCACGGTCTCGACCTGCATCGAGGCGACCTTCTCGACGTTGTGCGAAAACTGGACGGCCAGACGCATCGAGGCGTCGAACAGGTGCGTGGAGAGATCGGCGAGATCCGTGAGCGGGGTCATGGTGCTGCGGAAGGCGTTCATGGTTTTGTTCTCCTGAAATTGTGCGGTGCAATTTCGTGCTTGTGTTGAATTGGTCTTACAGAAGCAAATATAGCATCGGTAAGAAATTGTGTCAAGCAAAATAATTTTGCAATGCAAAATATTTTTTCTGCCGCTCGTTCGCGGAGGTGCCAAGACGCGCCCGGAGCGACTCGTCGTCGGGGCGTCCGGGGTGAGCCGAAGAGGGCGAGGCACCCGTGGGAAATGTGTGGTCCGGGATGCGAGGGAAAAGAAACAGCCCGGGAGCTTCCGGGCTGTTTCTGAATGAAGCGGGAGGCCGCTACCTCTTGCGGCGGCGGACGGTCCCCGGTTTCTCGGCGTGCTTCAGGGCTTCGACCTCGCGGCGGAGTCGCTGGAGTTCCTCGCGAAGCGAATCATCCGCATGCGGGGCGGGCTGGGCGGGGGACTGAACCGGCTGGGCCGCCTGGCCGTGGGTGGGCTGCTGAGGCGGCGTTTGCGGTTGGGGAGCCTGTGGTTGAGGCTGCGGCTGCGGAGAAGCGCCGAAAAAACTTCCGAATGGCGACATGGTCGGAAAACTTCCGGGAAGCCAGGGATTCATCATCATCCCGGACATCAGGCGCCGCTGCTGGTCGAGATATCCCTGGAACGCCTGGGGAAGACCGTTGTAGAGGAAGTCGCGGACGACGTTGTCCTGCGCGCGGATCATCAGCGTGACGAGGTCGAGCGGGAGATAGTCGGGGCGGGATTTCAGCGTTTCCACGAGAACCTGCCCCATGGTGACCTGCGTGAGGTCTTCGCCGGTCTTGTGATCGAGGATCCGAATCCGCTCGCCGGCCTTGATGCGATCGGCGATCTCGCCGAGCGTGACATGGGTGTTTCGCGTCGCATCATAGATGCGGCGGTTCGGATACTTGCGGAGAATGGTTTCGCCCTGGCCTTCGCCGTGCTGTTTCTGTGTCATGCCGTGCCTCCGGTTCGTGGTGCGGAATGGACCGGTCGCGCTTCCCGTGCGGTCCTTCGAAAATTATAATGCATTGCGGCCGGAAGGTAAAGGCCCTTGTTGTCGCGCAAAAGCCGCGCTCACTCCCAGCGGCCGGGAATGGCGGTTCCGCAAAAAGCGCAGGCGCCGTTCCTGATATGCATTTCCCCGATCGAATACCCGAACCGCTCGACGACGCGCTTTTTGCAGCCCGGGCAGAAGGTGCTCTCTCCCTCGTGGCCGGGGATGTTTCCCAGGTAGACATACCGAAGGCCGGCCTGCATCGCCAGTTCCCGCAGTCGTTCGAGGGTGTCGGGCGGCGTCGGCGGAAGGCTGCGAAGACGGTAGGTGGGCATGAACCGTGAGAGGAACAGGCTGATGTCTGGGCCGGCGTGTTCCACGAGCCATCGGAACATGGCCGAGCAGGTCACGGGATCGTCGTTCAGCGTCGGAACGACGAGCGTGACGATATCGACGAGGGTCTTGCTCCCGGCCAATCGTTCGATCGTCGAAAGAACCGGCGCGAGAGTCCCTCCGCAGACGGAGCGGTAGAAACGTTCCGTGAACCCCTTGAGGTCGACTTTCATGACGTCGAGCCAGGGAAGGAGCTCCCTGAGAGGCTCGGGGTTGATATAGCCGCAGGAAATCATGATGTTCGCGAGGCCGGCCGCGCGGGCCGCTTTCGACGTGTCGAGCATGTACTCGTAGAAGATCGTCGGCTCGGTGTACGTGTAGGCGATGCTCCTGCACTTGTTGGCAAGCGCTTCCGCGACGACCCGCCCGGGAGGGAGATCGTAAAACTCGCACTCTTCCGGCCCGATCTGCGAGATCTGCCAGTTCTGGCAGTAGCGGCAGCCGAAGAGGCACCCGGCCGTCGCGATCGAGAAGGCTGTGCTGCCGGGCAGGAAATGAAAGACCGGCTTTTTTTCGATCGGATCGATCGCCGCCGAGCAGGGGCGGCCGTACACGAGAGTGCCGAGACGGTTTTCCAGGCTGATGCGCGCCCTGCAGAGACCTCGTTCGAACGGCTTCAGCGTGCAGAAACGGGGGCAGAGTTCGCAGCGGATCAGTCCGTTCGCGGTGCGCGACCAGTACATCGCATCACGCGGGGAGAAGCCGGCCGCTTCGAGGGCGCGCAGGTTCGCCTCGGCGGCGGCGCGGTCGTAGGTATGCCGGCCCGCCGGCCCTTCGGGCTGGGCCCGTTCCGGGGAAACGGCTTTCAGTCCGCTCCCGGCACGGCCGTCGAGGAGAAGTCCGCCGAGGCTGATTCCTGCCGCCGCGGTGCAGACGTCGATGAGAAACCGGCGCCTGTTCATGAGTCGCCGCCCGGACCGGGTTTCTCGGCTGGCCGGAGACGGGCCAGGCTCGTTTTGAACGTCTCGATGTCGGCAAACAGCGGGTTCAGAGGGCACAGTTTCCGGCAATAGAAGCGGGGAACCAGCGCCGCGCCTGCGAGAACCGAAACGGCGAGAAGCGTTCCCCACGCGCCGAGATTCCGGAAGAAGAGGGCCGAAA encodes:
- a CDS encoding outer membrane protein transport protein — protein: MSQDLKKWSVFLLFLVIVSLPGKVTGAGYMVREHGTTGLSSAFAGAHTGAHDLADTYFNPAALMLHKPGEAIISVLQLDPEVRFSLRGASTAGGTAVGGYPGGEDGAPTATIPALYASLADSKGWRFGLALNAPWGLSTKYTPTWVGRYYAIDSEMTSLAVMPVAGRKLDSKWLFAAGLNVQSVDAKLTNAVDYGTIAAGSGIPGAAPTTQDGVAEMTGDARDVGFVLGFICDISSRERAGLSYRSAVRHTLKGDCRFGFDAAGMAGAMNAATGIFSQTGARSDLTTPEILGVGYSRTCGASWTLMLDAAKTFWHRYGGLRVTFDNPAQPDSFTAEDWKDVWYTSLGAIYRPSSRLAWRVGVARDRSPIPDSRRTPRIPGSDSLQVALGAEYRTSDRMVISAGFMRIWYDDAPIDLRASAPGNLLRGNLSGDFTTGLDIYGVQASYTW
- a CDS encoding polyhydroxyalkanoate synthesis regulator DNA-binding domain-containing protein, producing MTQKQHGEGQGETILRKYPNRRIYDATRNTHVTLGEIADRIKAGERIRILDHKTGEDLTQVTMGQVLVETLKSRPDYLPLDLVTLMIRAQDNVVRDFLYNGLPQAFQGYLDQQRRLMSGMMMNPWLPGSFPTMSPFGSFFGASPQPQPQPQAPQPQTPPQQPTHGQAAQPVQSPAQPAPHADDSLREELQRLRREVEALKHAEKPGTVRRRKR
- a CDS encoding nitroreductase family protein, which encodes MSGASATFEAFAGLMSERRSVRQFRPDPVDPAIIERVVEAVRYSPSPTNRQCFRFIAVSDRLLLQSMSQDVLRRIDEIAGRLDEASAAAFRDYSKWFTFFDRAPVVLFGAYRSFASRLPSGENDRTLEGLAEIQAFGGAVHALLLGLHAVGLGSCWMSGPLVAENPLERLLRIEKPWRLGAVIPVGWPAVKPECPKKPAVRDILSGYPAE
- a CDS encoding alpha/beta fold hydrolase yields the protein MNDTLSKSAARLLEATAANIDLAGRIIEKNLDSVLSGSSATRDEPYRGATTVEEIFRFDSMKLLRYSGTAPVTCTTPLVLVPSLINRAYIMDLMPSATLAGHLREAGIQVYLLDWGTPGPQHDHLPFRFFVDDLIGMAVREACRDTGAKKASLLGYCMGGTMSLLHAALHPNRIERLIMLAAPVNFHDEGPLSAWARKDAFDVDTLVDVLGHADSAMLQSSFQLIKPFSGYQKWKNVFEGSLDAKAAESIVALESWLNDNVNVPGEAYRGYVKLCYHDNAIRNRRFDFDGIEIDLENLSIPVMNVMASKDHIVPIESSRCLSQLVSGPVTDLVIDAGHIGVVMGRKARGMFESVAKFHSTV
- a CDS encoding alpha/beta fold hydrolase, which translates into the protein MSKQQGAAPVQDPRLQEDLARARKFVEYLQHAAAVGNRASDQQLAALGMAQTPCRTVYTEGTCRLFEYEVLGKPLDAPPIFMVYSFINRWYILDLQPGHSFIEALSKAGYKVYLLDWGIPGPENAQHGLAYYLERVALRAVRRVRRAEGGKKLTLFGYCLGGTCAAMMAALHPDEYANLVLLATPLEFTEGGLLTLWTNKDSFDPKKLADAFGCVPEKILHAPFPYLQARSTFAKPRILFENILDDTYLKNFKALDRWATDNVPFPGQTFVEIIRDCYQENLLSQNAMRIDGKTVDLRKITFPTLNLYATNDHVVSVECAERNPGILTNSKVTNRKYEATHFTLTVAHPIRETVWKDTMEWLSRNKPSNP
- a CDS encoding poly(R)-hydroxyalkanoic acid synthase subunit PhaE codes for the protein MTNPFDFGRNMMELWEKSMTETFERLTKDEQFLKSMSQVMSQSLDVRKHLGTQIESYLTSINMPSKSELDRMLCYLQRIEAKLLDLEDQFSEIRGEISALRPERPAKPKPSKRSSSSKKS
- the amrS gene encoding AmmeMemoRadiSam system radical SAM enzyme, encoding MNRRRFLIDVCTAAAGISLGGLLLDGRAGSGLKAVSPERAQPEGPAGRHTYDRAAAEANLRALEAAGFSPRDAMYWSRTANGLIRCELCPRFCTLKPFERGLCRARISLENRLGTLVYGRPCSAAIDPIEKKPVFHFLPGSTAFSIATAGCLFGCRYCQNWQISQIGPEECEFYDLPPGRVVAEALANKCRSIAYTYTEPTIFYEYMLDTSKAARAAGLANIMISCGYINPEPLRELLPWLDVMKVDLKGFTERFYRSVCGGTLAPVLSTIERLAGSKTLVDIVTLVVPTLNDDPVTCSAMFRWLVEHAGPDISLFLSRFMPTYRLRSLPPTPPDTLERLRELAMQAGLRYVYLGNIPGHEGESTFCPGCKKRVVERFGYSIGEMHIRNGACAFCGTAIPGRWE